A stretch of DNA from Francisella uliginis:
AATAAGCTTATTAATTAATATTTAATAGACATATATTATCACACAACTTTTTCCTGTGAAACTATATAAACCCTATATAAGAAATATTTATTATATGCATAACCAATTACTATTTGACTCAATTTATAAGTTTAAATAGAATCGATCTATAGGCTTAATTTATTTTAAATATTTAATAGCCTAAACATATAGTTAATCCGAAATATATGTCATTCTACGACTTGGTAGAATCTAGTTTTATAAGACTCATAGTGAGTAGATACTATGGTCAAGACATAGGATGACAAAATAGTTTTAAAAGAAATTCGGATTTACTATAGCAAGCATTAGATTTATCTAATTATTGGATAGATCAAAGCTAAAACCTAAATCAATAAAAGGAACTGACCATGGTAAAAAAAATTGTCACTGCTGTAGGAATGTCTGGTATGTTACTATCTGGTAGTAATGCTTTCGCGGAAAACAGAGGTAGCCTATCTCCTCAAAGTGTAAATCTATCTCCTTTACGTAACTTAAATACTATAGATAGCCCAATGGCTAAAGATTATAGTTACCGTGAAGCTTTTAAAAAACTTGATACAGAGCAACTAAAAAAAGATATACAAGAGCTTCTAACTGACTCACAAGATTGGTGGCCTGCTGACTTTGGTAATTATGGGCCTTTCTTTATTAGGTTATCTTGGCATGATGCTGGTACATATAGAGTATCTGATGGTCGTGGTGGCGCTAATCGTGGCCAGCAGAGATTTTCACCTTTAAATAGTTGGCCAGATAATGTAAACCTAGATAAAGCAAGACAGCTACTGTGGCCAATCAAACAAAAATACGGGGATGCTGTATCTTGGTCTGATTTACTTGTTCTAGCTGGTACAGTTTCTTTAGAGTCTATGGGAATGAAACCTATTGGCTTTGCATTTGGTAGAGAAGATGATTGGCAAGGCGATGATACTAACTGGGGATTATCTCCGGAAGAGCTTTCTAGCAATGTCAAAGATGGTAAGCTAGTTAAACCATTCTCTGCTACGGAAATGGGACTAATCTATGTAAATCCAGAAGGTCCTGACGGTGAGCCAGATGTTAAAAAAGCTGGTGAAGCAATTCGTCAAGCATTTAGTGGTATGGGTATGACAGATAAAGAGACTGTTGCCTTAATTGCTGGTGGTCATACATTTGGTAAAACTCATGGTGCAGTACCTTCTAAAGATGTCAAAAAAGATATTGGTCCAGCTCCAGATAAAGCGCCAATCGAACAACAAGGTTTTGGCTGGCATAACAGTTATGGCACTGGAAAAGGCGATGATACTATGGGTAGTGGCCTTGAAGGTTCTTGGACTTCTACACCTACATATTGGAATCATGATTTCTTAAATAACTTATATAATCTAGATTATGAAAAAACATTATCTCCTGCTGGGGCTCATCAATGGGTTGCAACAAATGCTAAACCTGAAAATATGGTTCCTGATGCCCATAAACCAGGAGTAAAACATAAGCCTATAATGTTTACTACTGATCTTGCTCTAAAAGAAGATCCTAAGTTTAATAAATATGCTCAAGAGTTCTATAACAATCCAGAAGAATTTAAAGAAGAGTTTGCTAAAGCATGGTTTAAACTAACCCATAGAGATATGGGTCCTAAATCTAGATATATAGGCCCTTGGATTCCTGAACAAAACTTTATCTGGCAAGATCCTGTTCCTAAAGCTGACTACAAACAAGTATCAACTCAAGATATAGCACAGCTTAAACAAGATATTATAGGCTCTGGACTTACTAACCAACAGCTTATAAAAACTGCTTGGGATTCTGCTTCTACATATCGTAAAACTGATTATAGAGGCGGATCAAATGGCGCAAGGATTGCTTTAGCTCCAGAGAAAGATTGGCAAATGAATGAGCCAGCTAAACTTGAAGTTGTTATTACTAAACTTAAAGAAATTCAAGCTAACTTTAATAATACTAAGAAAGATGGTACTAAAGTTTCTCTAGCTGACTTAATAGTATTAGGTGGTAATATGGGTATTGAACAAGCAGCTAAACAAGCTGGTTACACTATAGAGATACCTTTTGTTCCAGGTAGAACAGATGCTACACAAGCCCAAACTGATGTAGAATCATTTAATTATCTAAAAACTAAAGCTGACGGCTTTATAAACTACACAGATGGTAGTATAGCAAATAATGACCTACCTCAAGCTTTAGTTGAAAAAGCAAGTATGCTTGATCTAAATGTCCCAGAAATGACAGTATTAGTTGGTGGTATGCGTGCTCTAAATGTAAACTACGATGATTCTCAAGAAGGTGTATTTACAGCAACTCCAGGTCAGCTTAATAACAAATTCTTTGTGAACTTGTTAGATATGTCTACAGAGTGGAAAAAATCTGATAAAAATGCTGGAGAATATATCGGCATAGATAGAAAAACTGGTAAGCAAAAATGGACTGCTTCTCCTGTAGATCTAATCTTTGGTTCAAACTCAGAACTTAAAGCTGTAGCTCAGGTTTATGCTGAAAATGGTAATGAACAAAAATTTGTTAATGACTTTGCTAAAGCTTGGCATAAGGTTATGATGCTTGGCAGATTTGATGTTCAAGAGTAATTCTAATAAATAATATCCTCCTCATATAATATTTTCTGATATTCTAAAATTACTACGCTCATTAATGATTAAGCTATTAAAATGGATTTAAATAAAATAATAACTATATTATCCTTAACTATATCTTTTCTCTCTCTAGGATATGCTGCTAGAGCATTCTCTCTTAAAAATAAAATTAAAATAAGGGGCAGCTTTAGTCCAATAAGAGATTTTAATTATAAAGATAGATATTTTGGAAGTATCTGTTTAGAGAATATGAAAGACAGAAGAGTTGCAATCTATAAAATATACATAAGGATAAACTACTTAAATTATCTCTTAATTGAATCATTTGACGAAAATCCTTTAGTCCTAGACTCTTTCGGAATATTTAAAAAAGAGTATTCACCTGTAAATTATTATATTTCTGATT
This window harbors:
- the katG gene encoding catalase/peroxidase HPI translates to MVKKIVTAVGMSGMLLSGSNAFAENRGSLSPQSVNLSPLRNLNTIDSPMAKDYSYREAFKKLDTEQLKKDIQELLTDSQDWWPADFGNYGPFFIRLSWHDAGTYRVSDGRGGANRGQQRFSPLNSWPDNVNLDKARQLLWPIKQKYGDAVSWSDLLVLAGTVSLESMGMKPIGFAFGREDDWQGDDTNWGLSPEELSSNVKDGKLVKPFSATEMGLIYVNPEGPDGEPDVKKAGEAIRQAFSGMGMTDKETVALIAGGHTFGKTHGAVPSKDVKKDIGPAPDKAPIEQQGFGWHNSYGTGKGDDTMGSGLEGSWTSTPTYWNHDFLNNLYNLDYEKTLSPAGAHQWVATNAKPENMVPDAHKPGVKHKPIMFTTDLALKEDPKFNKYAQEFYNNPEEFKEEFAKAWFKLTHRDMGPKSRYIGPWIPEQNFIWQDPVPKADYKQVSTQDIAQLKQDIIGSGLTNQQLIKTAWDSASTYRKTDYRGGSNGARIALAPEKDWQMNEPAKLEVVITKLKEIQANFNNTKKDGTKVSLADLIVLGGNMGIEQAAKQAGYTIEIPFVPGRTDATQAQTDVESFNYLKTKADGFINYTDGSIANNDLPQALVEKASMLDLNVPEMTVLVGGMRALNVNYDDSQEGVFTATPGQLNNKFFVNLLDMSTEWKKSDKNAGEYIGIDRKTGKQKWTASPVDLIFGSNSELKAVAQVYAENGNEQKFVNDFAKAWHKVMMLGRFDVQE